One stretch of Thermincola ferriacetica DNA includes these proteins:
- a CDS encoding type II toxin-antitoxin system PemK/MazF family toxin: MTTYTPAQGDIIWLNFTPQSGHEQMGKKPALVISNDFFNKQTGLTIVCPITSTKRNYPLHVKTEGCKKISGYIMVEQVKAVDYTSRKARFIEKAPAEVLAEVLARHSACF, from the coding sequence ATGACAACTTATACTCCGGCCCAAGGGGACATTATATGGTTAAATTTCACTCCTCAGTCGGGACACGAACAGATGGGAAAAAAGCCCGCTTTGGTAATTAGCAATGACTTCTTCAACAAACAGACCGGCCTTACAATAGTATGCCCTATTACATCCACAAAAAGAAATTACCCCCTTCACGTGAAAACTGAAGGATGCAAAAAAATTTCCGGCTACATCATGGTGGAGCAAGTAAAAGCTGTCGACTATACCTCCCGGAAGGCCCGGTTTATTGAAAAAGCCCCCGCTGAAGTTCTCGCAGAGGTTCTGGCAAGGCATTCTGCGTGTTTTTAA
- a CDS encoding AbrB/MazE/SpoVT family DNA-binding domain-containing protein, which translates to MMAKIQKWGNSQGIRIPKQLLAIASIKEDDEVELIAEYGKIIIRRARKKEKKYTIQELFADYKAEHTPEEEEWGPPVGREEW; encoded by the coding sequence ATGATGGCAAAAATTCAAAAATGGGGTAACAGTCAGGGAATCAGAATTCCCAAACAGCTTCTTGCCATTGCTTCTATTAAGGAAGACGACGAAGTTGAATTAATTGCGGAGTACGGCAAAATAATTATCCGCCGTGCCAGGAAAAAGGAAAAAAAATACACCATTCAAGAACTCTTTGCAGATTATAAAGCTGAACATACTCCCGAAGAAGAGGAATGGGGTCCGCCGGTGGGCAGGGAGGAGTGGTAA
- a CDS encoding type II toxin-antitoxin system prevent-host-death family antitoxin — MPNIKPISDLRNYNEVLRCIEEGSPVFLTKNGRGRYVVMDMQEYEKMQAKLKLLTELAKGEKAGRENGWLTIDELEASLGVTNG, encoded by the coding sequence ATGCCTAACATTAAGCCGATTTCCGATTTAAGGAATTACAATGAAGTGTTGCGTTGCATAGAGGAGGGTTCCCCGGTCTTTTTAACAAAAAATGGCCGTGGCCGCTATGTGGTTATGGATATGCAGGAATATGAAAAAATGCAGGCAAAATTAAAATTGCTTACTGAACTGGCTAAAGGTGAAAAGGCGGGGCGGGAAAATGGATGGCTAACCATTGATGAACTGGAAGCATCCCTGGGGGTAACGAATGGTTAA
- a CDS encoding type II toxin-antitoxin system RelE/ParE family toxin: protein MLEIKEYISEELGNPTAATNMLAKITKRFRDLMEFPLIGAPLSSVIKIETSYRYLVCGQYTAFYRSLASSRSGPRAFTA from the coding sequence ATGCTCGAGATCAAAGAATATATCTCCGAGGAATTAGGTAATCCTACAGCAGCAACGAATATGCTGGCCAAAATCACCAAACGATTCAGAGATCTTATGGAATTCCCGTTGATTGGAGCGCCCTTGTCCTCTGTTATTAAAATTGAAACAAGCTATCGTTACCTTGTGTGTGGGCAATATACAGCTTTTTACCGTTCTTTAGCGTCATCAAGATCAGGTCCAAGGGCTTTCACGGCCTGA
- a CDS encoding helix-hairpin-helix domain-containing protein, protein MWAIYSFLPFFSVIKIRSKGFHGLITVVGNLAAVSVGTVLRLKGEWKHDSKYGKQFNVHDYLETVPATVAGIEKYLGSGLIKGIGPVYARRIVNHFREDTLRVIEEQADRLLEVEGIGQKRVEMIKKAWQEQKEIKNVMLFLQSRGVSASYAVKIYKTYGNESINIVKTNPYRLADDIWGIGFKTADKIARQLGFDKNSYERCRSGLIYVLNELANEGHCFAVREQLVSETVKMLELEESLVESTIDRMVEEKWVIPDENNAVYLPPFYFSETGTAKRIKEILAVQAPKRAVDIERVIKEVQAECGITYDEVQLEAIKTAVTSKFMVLTGGPGTGKTTATLAIIRVFQKLGASCILAAPTGRAANVDIILMYNLLKAVSNETVVILVGDVDQLPSVGAGNVLKDIIDSGTVPLVRLTRIFRQAMGSDTMK, encoded by the coding sequence GTGTGGGCAATATACAGCTTTTTACCGTTCTTTAGCGTCATCAAGATCAGGTCCAAGGGCTTTCACGGCCTGATAACCGTTGTCGGTAACCTTGCCGCTGTCAGTGTGGGAACCGTCCTGCGCCTTAAAGGCGAATGGAAACACGACAGCAAATACGGAAAGCAATTCAATGTCCACGACTACCTGGAGACGGTTCCCGCTACTGTTGCCGGGATTGAAAAATACCTGGGCAGCGGCCTGATCAAAGGTATCGGACCGGTTTATGCCCGCAGAATCGTAAATCATTTCCGGGAAGACACCCTGAGAGTGATAGAGGAACAGGCCGACCGCCTGCTTGAGGTAGAAGGCATCGGACAAAAACGGGTGGAAATGATCAAAAAAGCATGGCAGGAACAGAAGGAAATCAAGAATGTGATGCTGTTCTTACAGAGCCGCGGGGTATCAGCCTCTTATGCTGTGAAGATATATAAAACCTATGGGAACGAAAGTATCAATATCGTCAAAACCAATCCCTACCGTCTGGCAGATGATATCTGGGGTATCGGCTTTAAAACAGCCGACAAGATTGCCCGGCAGCTCGGCTTTGACAAGAACTCTTATGAGCGCTGCCGCTCAGGGCTTATCTATGTTTTGAACGAACTGGCCAATGAAGGACACTGCTTTGCCGTACGGGAGCAACTGGTGTCCGAAACGGTCAAGATGCTGGAACTTGAGGAGTCACTGGTTGAATCTACCATTGACAGGATGGTCGAGGAAAAGTGGGTTATTCCCGATGAAAACAACGCTGTTTATCTTCCGCCGTTCTATTTCAGCGAAACCGGCACTGCCAAAAGAATCAAAGAAATCCTGGCCGTTCAGGCCCCCAAACGGGCAGTGGATATAGAACGGGTCATCAAAGAGGTGCAGGCGGAATGCGGTATCACTTATGATGAAGTCCAGTTGGAAGCTATCAAGACAGCGGTTACATCCAAATTCATGGTCCTGACAGGCGGTCCCGGAACCGGGAAAACCACTGCCACTCTTGCCATCATCAGGGTATTTCAGAAACTGGGCGCTTCATGTATACTGGCAGCCCCCACCGGGAGGGCGGCCAATGTTGATATTATCCTGATGTACAATTTACTGAAAGCGGTATCCAATGAAACTGTCGTCATTCTTGTGGGTGATGTGGACCAGCTTCCGTCGGTGGGCGCCGGTAATGTCCTGAAAGATATTATTGATTCCGGAACCGTACCTTTGGTCCGGCTGACCAGGATTTTCCGCCAGGCCATGGGCAGCGATACCATGAAGTGA
- a CDS encoding TetR/AcrR family transcriptional regulator — MALVRETVLKAEKRQAGTELKDKIFKAAQRLFVEKGYHSTSIPDIVKEAGVSTGAIYHHYSSKEELAREIHKTAVQQFLANFNEQVRTQKSTYAKIRAYTSLMFRWTEQDPVMVQYLLYGRPKEILVRNLTVCSEEGLQATREMVEQGMEAGEIKTMNPCLASAIISGTLMRMIELRLDGLIEHPLEEFIEAAANNIWLALKA; from the coding sequence ATGGCTTTGGTAAGGGAAACTGTTTTAAAAGCGGAAAAGAGACAGGCCGGCACAGAGCTGAAGGATAAGATTTTCAAAGCTGCCCAAAGGCTTTTTGTAGAAAAGGGATACCACAGTACCAGTATTCCCGACATTGTAAAAGAGGCGGGAGTTAGCACGGGGGCTATATATCATCATTATTCCAGCAAGGAGGAACTGGCCAGGGAAATTCATAAAACTGCCGTGCAGCAATTTCTCGCAAATTTTAATGAACAGGTTAGAACGCAAAAATCAACTTATGCAAAAATCCGGGCTTATACAAGCTTAATGTTCCGGTGGACTGAACAGGACCCGGTCATGGTCCAATATCTGCTCTACGGGCGACCGAAGGAAATACTGGTGAGGAACCTGACCGTATGTTCCGAAGAAGGTTTGCAAGCTACGAGGGAAATGGTCGAACAGGGAATGGAAGCGGGCGAAATTAAAACCATGAATCCGTGTCTTGCTTCAGCCATTATTTCAGGTACCCTTATGAGGATGATTGAACTCAGACTGGACGGGTTAATCGAACATCCGCTGGAAGAATTTATTGAAGCGGCAGCTAACAACATCTGGTTGGCCCTTAAGGCTTAG
- a CDS encoding response regulator transcription factor: protein MIKPALYIISRQTLLRQALSHLLSGSNRFREINGSVCFSESRLKAGALEENTWFIIDAELPDYEIQELLLLANRGGGRVIILGSSYNAKRIIELMPLKADGYLTTDSPQDELFAILEKVESGGPVIADSLIPDMMNRLSASLQVKPEKEILLTPREQEILELLAQGYTNGQIAKKLIISVNTVKNHVHNILEKLGVSNRAKLVSYAMSRGLVSVLLVALVITLLISINTSVC, encoded by the coding sequence ATGATAAAACCCGCCCTGTATATAATCAGCCGGCAGACGCTTTTACGACAGGCCTTGAGCCATTTATTATCAGGCAGTAACCGGTTTCGGGAAATTAATGGAAGCGTTTGCTTCAGTGAAAGCCGGTTAAAAGCCGGCGCCCTTGAAGAAAATACCTGGTTCATCATTGACGCGGAGTTGCCGGATTATGAAATTCAAGAGTTACTCCTTCTGGCAAATAGGGGCGGCGGCCGGGTAATTATTTTGGGAAGCAGTTATAATGCCAAAAGAATTATTGAACTGATGCCGCTCAAGGCTGACGGATATTTGACAACGGATTCGCCGCAGGACGAACTGTTTGCCATACTGGAAAAAGTGGAATCCGGCGGGCCGGTGATAGCTGACAGTTTAATTCCCGATATGATGAACAGGCTTTCTGCTTCTTTACAGGTGAAGCCGGAAAAAGAAATTCTGCTGACGCCCAGGGAGCAAGAGATATTGGAACTGCTGGCCCAAGGGTACACAAATGGCCAGATTGCCAAAAAGCTTATAATCAGCGTAAATACAGTAAAAAACCATGTGCACAACATTCTTGAAAAGCTGGGGGTTTCTAACCGGGCAAAACTGGTTTCTTATGCCATGAGCAGAGGCCTTGTAAGCGTGTTGTTAGTGGCTTTGGTTATTACATTGCTGATATCCATTAATACATCGGTATGTTAA